The Herpetosiphonaceae bacterium genomic sequence GCCGATGTGATCCACTGCCATACGTGGTACACCGACATGGCCGGGTTTCTGGCAAAGAAGCTCTGGGGCGTGCCGCTGGTGCTGACGATCCACTCGCTGGAGCCGCTGCGGCCCTGGAAGGTGGAGCAGCTCGGCAACGGCTACTTCATGAGTAGCTGGATGGAGCAGACCGGCATCGAGGGCGCCGACGCGGTGATCGCCGTCTCGCAGGAGACGCGCAATGATGTGCTGCGCTTTTTTTCGATCCCGCCTGAGAAGGTGCATGTGATCCACAACGGCATCGACCTCGCGCAGTATCGCTACAATCCGAGCGCCGAGGCGCTGGTGCAGCGCGGCGTGGACCCTGAGCGGCCCTTTGTGCTGTTTGTGGGCAGGATCACCCGCCAGAAAGGGATCATCCATCTGGTCAACGCCATCCCGCAGATCGATCCATCGCTGCAAGTGGTGCTCTGCGCGGGAGCGCCCGATACGCCGGAGATCGGCCAGGAGATGGAGCAGCGCGTCGCCGAGGTCAGCGCCGATCGCAGCAATGTGATCTGGATTCGCGAGATGCTGCCGCGCGAGGATGTGATCCAGTTCTACTCGCATGCGGCGGTCTTCTGCTGCCCGTCGGTGTACGAGCCGTTCGGCATCATCAACCTTGAGGCGATGGCCTGCGACACGGCGGTTGTCGCCTCGGCGATCGGCGGCATCCCTGAGGTGGTGGTTCCCGGCGAGACGGGCCTGCTGGTCGATCTTCAGCTCAAGCCGGGCACGTTCGATCCGATCGATCCGGCGGCGTTCTCGCACGGCCTCGCCACGGCGATCAATCAGGTGGCGCTGGATGCCGATCTGCGCACGACGATGGGCCGCAACGGGCGCAGGCGTGTGGAGCAGCATTTCAGTTGGACGGCTATCGCCCACCAGACGCTCGATCTCTACCGCTCGCTGGTCGAGACGAGGACGCTGGACCGACAGGCCGGGGGATAGGGCGGAAGAGCACAGGAACAAGGGAACAAGAGAATAGGGGAACAACAGGGCGAGAACCGATGACTCCCCCGCTCCTGTGCCGAAGGCCGCGCAGGCGGAAGCCCACCTGAGCCTGGGGCCGGGGGCGGGGTGACGGCCTGCACTCGAAGCTCGAAACTTGAAACGCGAAACAAGGTGCCGATGAGCGGTGAGATCCGGCAAAACAAGGCAACCAAGGAGTGGGTAATCTTCGCGCCCGCGCGGGGCAAGCGTCCGCACGACTTTCAGCAGCGCCGCGACGATCGCCAGCCCGCGCCGCCCTACGATCCGCGCTGCCCGTTCTGTCCCGGCAACGAGCAAATGCTGCCGACCGTCCTTAAGGAGCAGCGCGCCGCCGACGGCTGGCAGACGCGCGTTGTGCCCAATAAATACCCGGCGCTCACGCCGCAGGGCACGATCACGCGCTACAGCCGGGGGATCAATGTGGCGATGCGGGGCTACGGGCAGCATGAGGTCATCGTCGAGAGCCCGCGCCACGATCACGACATCGCGACGATGCCGCTGGAGCACATCACGACGATCGTCGCGACCTACTATGAGCGCT encodes the following:
- the glgA gene encoding glycogen synthase; translation: MADVRKVTFCTNEYPPNVYGGAGVHVEYLSRELARIVPVEVRCFGAQDLDEGNLRVKGYQGWDEVKRNTDKRFVGALDAFSRSLAMAKDQLDADVIHCHTWYTDMAGFLAKKLWGVPLVLTIHSLEPLRPWKVEQLGNGYFMSSWMEQTGIEGADAVIAVSQETRNDVLRFFSIPPEKVHVIHNGIDLAQYRYNPSAEALVQRGVDPERPFVLFVGRITRQKGIIHLVNAIPQIDPSLQVVLCAGAPDTPEIGQEMEQRVAEVSADRSNVIWIREMLPREDVIQFYSHAAVFCCPSVYEPFGIINLEAMACDTAVVASAIGGIPEVVVPGETGLLVDLQLKPGTFDPIDPAAFSHGLATAINQVALDADLRTTMGRNGRRRVEQHFSWTAIAHQTLDLYRSLVETRTLDRQAGG